GACTGGGAGTGGTGGCCGTGGACGGCCGCATGGTGGACGCCCCCGTGGTGGCCCAGGCGCAAAGGACCCTGGAACTCGCCCGCCTCGCGGGAATGGAGGTGGACGCCGAATGAAAATCGAAACAGTGAAGAACTCCATCGGCAGGGAGGTGCCTGTCCTCGTTCCCGGGCTCGGAGAATTCGCCCCCTTCGCGGGCCCCTATGCCCGGCTGGAAGGGGACTATGCATGGACGCCCCGGCTCTTCCCCAGGAAGGTGGCCGCCCCGTCCACGGACAAGGTCGCCGAAAGCCTCGAGGAGGCCATCCGCCGCTCGGGACTGGAGAGTGGCATGACCATCTCCTTCCATCATCACATGCGGAACGGCGACTCCCTGGTCTGCCGGGTCCTGTTTCTTCTTGAAAAGATGGGCATCCGGAACATCACCCTCGCCCCGAGCTCCCTGGGCGACTGCCACGACTGCGTGGCCGAGATGGTCCGGAAGGGCGTGGTCAGCCGGCTGAACACCTCGGGCGTAAGGGGCGAGGTGGGCAGGGCCATCTCCGGCGGAAAATTCGAAGTGCCTGTGATGATCCGGAGCCACGGAGGACGGGCCCGGGCCATCGAGGAGGGCAGCCTGCACATCCACGCGGCCTTTCTCGCCGCCCCGGCCTGCGACAGGCTCGGAAACTTCACCGGCTCCTCGGGAAAGACCGCCTGCGGCTCCATGGGCTACGCCATGGTGGACGCCAGGTACGCCGACCACGTCATCGCCGTCACCGACAATCTCGTGGAGTACCCCCTCGCGCCGAGGATCTCCGTGCCCCAGTACCTGGTGGACCAGGTGGCCGTGGTGGATTCCATCGGCGACCCGTCGAAGATAGCCACCGGCGCCACCCGGGTCACCCGGGACCCGGTGCAGCTCCGCATCGCAGAGCTGGCCTTCGGTCTCATCCGTGCATCGGGTATGCTGAAGAACGGCTGTTCCTTCCAGACGGGAGGCGGCGGGCCGAGCCTTGCCGTGGCCCGGTACGTTAGGGAGTACATGAAAGAGCGGTCAATCAGGGGAAGCTACTGCATCGGGGGCATCACGGGCTACATGGCCGACATGCTCCGGGAGGGCCTCTTCACCGCCCTCTTCGACGTGCAGAGTTTCGACGCCGCAGTGACCACATCCATGGCGGACAATCCGTACCACATGGAAGTGGACGTCTCCTGCTACGCCAACCCCTTCAACAAGGGATGCCTGGTGAACGACCTGGACGTGGTGGTGCTGGCGGCCCTGGACGTGGACGCCGACTTCAACGTGGACGTCCTCACGGGGCACGACGGCATACTCCGGGGGGCGTCGGGAGGGCACTCCGACACGGCGGCGGGGGCTAAGCTCTCCGTCATCACCATCCCCTCCATGCGGAACGGCGTACCGTCCATCCGGGAGCGGGTCCAGACTGTGGTCACCCCGGGAGAGACCGTGGACGCCATCGTCACCGAG
The sequence above is drawn from the Aminivibrio pyruvatiphilus genome and encodes:
- the citF gene encoding citrate lyase subunit alpha, whose amino-acid sequence is MKIETVKNSIGREVPVLVPGLGEFAPFAGPYARLEGDYAWTPRLFPRKVAAPSTDKVAESLEEAIRRSGLESGMTISFHHHMRNGDSLVCRVLFLLEKMGIRNITLAPSSLGDCHDCVAEMVRKGVVSRLNTSGVRGEVGRAISGGKFEVPVMIRSHGGRARAIEEGSLHIHAAFLAAPACDRLGNFTGSSGKTACGSMGYAMVDARYADHVIAVTDNLVEYPLAPRISVPQYLVDQVAVVDSIGDPSKIATGATRVTRDPVQLRIAELAFGLIRASGMLKNGCSFQTGGGGPSLAVARYVREYMKERSIRGSYCIGGITGYMADMLREGLFTALFDVQSFDAAVTTSMADNPYHMEVDVSCYANPFNKGCLVNDLDVVVLAALDVDADFNVDVLTGHDGILRGASGGHSDTAAGAKLSVITIPSMRNGVPSIRERVQTVVTPGETVDAIVTERGIAINPRREDLRSAALDAGLPVKDIRQLKAEIEKITGIPDEVKFSGEIVGLVEYRDGTIIDTIRKVL